A window of Oscillatoria nigro-viridis PCC 7112 contains these coding sequences:
- a CDS encoding element excision factor XisH family protein, which yields MAKDRFHQVVKTALTKDGWNVTHDPLKIKVGGVDMEIDLGAERLLAAERGNEKIAVEVKSFLASASAISEFHTALGQFINYRAALRREEPDRILYLAIPDLIYNSFFQRDFPASMLQENSVKLIIYDLELEQISQWKN from the coding sequence GTGGCTAAGGATCGTTTTCATCAAGTTGTTAAGACTGCTCTTACTAAGGATGGGTGGAATGTTACTCACGATCCACTTAAAATTAAAGTGGGCGGTGTAGATATGGAAATTGACTTGGGGGCAGAACGATTACTGGCAGCAGAGCGAGGAAATGAGAAAATTGCGGTGGAAGTCAAAAGTTTTTTAGCTAGTGCATCGGCAATTTCTGAGTTTCATACAGCACTGGGGCAGTTTATTAACTATCGGGCTGCATTGCGTCGTGAAGAACCCGATCGCATTCTCTATTTAGCCATACCCGATTTAATCTATAACAGCTTCTTTCAACGTGATTTTCCAGCATCAATGCTGCAAGAAAATTCCGTAAAATTGATTATTTACGACCTTGAACTGGAGCAAATTTCACAATGGAAAAACTAA
- a CDS encoding XisI protein — translation MEKLTDQLTNYQQIVQQLLMDYAEIKPAYGDIEVETIFDTQRNHYQIVHLGWQHKRWVHDCIIHLDIRNEKIWIFYNSTEHDIAADLVNLGVPKQDIVLGFYPPFMREMSDYAVG, via the coding sequence ATGGAAAAACTAACGGATCAATTAACCAACTATCAGCAAATTGTACAGCAATTATTGATGGATTACGCAGAAATTAAGCCAGCTTATGGTGATATTGAAGTTGAAACTATCTTTGATACACAGCGAAATCACTATCAAATTGTGCATCTGGGTTGGCAGCATAAACGCTGGGTACATGATTGTATAATACATCTTGATATTCGCAATGAGAAAATCTGGATTTTTTACAATTCAACAGAACATGATATTGCAGCAGATTTAGTCAATTTGGGTGTACCAAAACAAGATATTGTGTTAGGTTTCTATCCTCCTTTCATGCGGGAAATGAGTGATTATGCAGTGGGCTAA
- a CDS encoding Eco57I restriction-modification methylase domain-containing protein has translation MSTARHHAEWLSLVEASGPFLSLPVLLKVFPSGLDAHDSEHFKLLRLAYEEWQDNQLGARPEKAIHRAWVEFVLRQTLELPEEVLLEGQRIPPGLQTTVAQQGETLRPDWVIVNPQETPNAGTPRLLVQIVPAQQDLEKPLAGQRWKASPATRMMELLHAANVRLGLVTNGEHWMLVNAPRGETTGFISWYGTLWLEEHLTLRAFRSLLGVRRFFGVDDSEILETLLTQSISDQQEVTDQLGYQVRRAVEVLVQALDRIDQDRNRTLLQDISEPQLYEAALTVMMRLVFLFSAEERKLIPSAGGEALYHEYYAVSTISAKLRSDADKFGEEVLERRSDAWCRLLATFRAVHGGIRHDLLDIPAYGGSLFDPDRFPFLEGRGQGSRWQEISAEPIPVNNRIVLHLLEALQILQIRVGGTLEPRRLSFRALDIEQIGHVYEGLLDHTAVRATSPVLGLIGTREREPEVALLELERLQAKGEEDLVKFVKEQSNKSPAALRKALSQEILPRVQERLRAACNNDGELYQRVLPFAGLIRLDTLEYPMVIPEGSVYVTQGSNRRETGTHYTPRSLTEPIVQYTLEPLVYEGVAEGKPKEQWRLKSAKELLQLKVCDMAMGSGAFLVQTCRYLAERLVEAWEAAERENPGQVVIAPEGTLSKFRPDECPIPKDSDERLTVARRIVAERCLYGVDKNPLAAEMAKLSLWLITLAKGRPFTFLDHALKWGDSLLGVTDAQQIEFFHLNPKEGNQLPIISTICRPLLQEAIAKRQELEGFSVNDILDLQRKDELLKEAETALNQVRFIGDLLVGEALMQAGKTGNLVAEDLAVLSQQVAGVLVEKGEERERRIKVLYAKAQRMLDIGKPVEQPPRKTFHWALEFPEVFLIGGTEVPTTIEGKNVRSKHFSASKLGFDALVGNPPFQGGQKITGVLGTDYRDFLVERIAGGKRGSADLCAYFFLKAQQLLNSNGGFGLVATNTIAQGDTREVGLDQLVGSGCVIPRAVPSRKWEGTASLEVAHVWLRKGNWQGKFILDENPVAGITSFLITPGKAVGKPHRLAANQDKSFQGSIVLGMGFVLTPEEAQALIEKDHCNKDVLFPYLNGQDLNSNPDQSPNRWVINFKDWALDAEHDDPKKPKGAPYAADYPDCLAIVEEKVKPERDKNNRKERRDKWWQYAEKAPALYDAIANMERVLVFAQTSKTKYPAFTSTGIVFDQKVVIIASDDDGCFSILCSHLHYWWVLVQGSSLRTDAVYTPTDCFETFPFPSPTSNLEEIGEKYHTHRQTIMQTRQEGLTKTYNRFHNPDETAADIQQLRELHLEMDNAVAAAYGWQDIDLGHDFHETKQGLRYTISETARREVLDRLLLLNHERYDEEEAQGLHDKGKKKGKSGGKNAKKQVSSEGQLSLF, from the coding sequence ATGTCTACCGCACGTCACCACGCTGAATGGTTATCTCTGGTTGAAGCTTCCGGGCCTTTTTTAAGTTTACCGGTATTGCTGAAAGTGTTTCCCAGTGGGTTAGATGCCCATGACTCGGAACATTTTAAGCTGTTACGGTTAGCCTATGAAGAATGGCAGGATAATCAACTGGGGGCGCGTCCTGAAAAAGCGATTCATCGCGCTTGGGTGGAATTTGTTTTGCGGCAGACTTTGGAATTGCCGGAGGAGGTATTGTTAGAAGGGCAGCGCATTCCGCCTGGGTTGCAAACCACTGTTGCACAACAGGGCGAAACTCTCCGGCCAGATTGGGTAATTGTTAATCCTCAAGAAACACCTAATGCAGGGACACCCCGGCTATTAGTTCAGATTGTACCTGCCCAACAGGATTTAGAGAAACCTTTGGCAGGACAACGCTGGAAAGCAAGTCCCGCGACTCGGATGATGGAATTATTGCACGCTGCTAATGTGCGGTTGGGGTTAGTAACTAATGGCGAACATTGGATGTTAGTCAATGCGCCTAGAGGTGAAACCACGGGTTTTATTTCTTGGTATGGGACGCTGTGGTTGGAAGAACATTTGACGTTGCGGGCGTTTCGCAGTTTGTTGGGGGTGAGGCGGTTTTTTGGGGTGGATGACTCCGAAATCTTGGAAACTTTGCTAACTCAAAGTATTAGTGACCAGCAAGAAGTTACTGACCAATTGGGTTATCAGGTACGGCGGGCGGTGGAGGTGCTAGTACAGGCATTAGACCGCATTGACCAAGATAGAAATCGCACTCTTTTGCAAGATATTTCGGAACCTCAGCTTTACGAAGCGGCGCTGACGGTGATGATGCGTCTGGTGTTTCTGTTTTCAGCGGAGGAACGGAAGTTGATTCCTTCGGCGGGGGGAGAAGCGCTTTATCACGAATATTATGCGGTTTCTACCATTTCCGCTAAGTTACGCAGCGATGCAGATAAGTTTGGCGAAGAGGTGTTGGAACGCCGCAGCGATGCCTGGTGTCGGTTGTTGGCGACGTTTCGCGCTGTGCATGGGGGAATTCGCCACGATTTGCTGGATATTCCGGCCTATGGCGGCAGTTTGTTCGACCCGGACAGATTCCCGTTTTTGGAGGGGCGAGGGCAGGGAAGTCGCTGGCAGGAGATTTCTGCTGAACCTATCCCGGTGAACAATCGGATTGTGTTGCATTTGTTGGAAGCGTTGCAAATTTTGCAAATCCGAGTGGGCGGGACGCTGGAACCGCGCCGACTTTCGTTTCGGGCGCTGGATATTGAGCAAATCGGTCATGTCTATGAAGGCTTGCTCGACCATACGGCAGTCCGGGCAACGTCTCCAGTTTTAGGATTGATTGGGACGCGGGAACGGGAACCAGAGGTGGCGCTTTTGGAGTTGGAGCGGCTGCAAGCCAAGGGCGAGGAGGATTTGGTCAAATTTGTCAAAGAACAGTCGAATAAGTCCCCTGCTGCGCTGCGTAAGGCTCTCTCACAGGAGATTTTGCCAAGGGTGCAGGAGCGGTTGCGGGCGGCTTGCAACAATGATGGGGAATTGTATCAGCGCGTTTTGCCGTTTGCTGGATTGATTCGCCTGGACACGCTGGAGTACCCAATGGTGATTCCAGAGGGCAGTGTCTACGTCACCCAAGGTTCAAATCGTCGGGAAACGGGGACGCATTATACACCGCGCAGTTTAACTGAGCCGATCGTGCAATATACCCTGGAACCGTTGGTTTATGAAGGGGTGGCTGAGGGGAAGCCGAAGGAACAGTGGCGGCTCAAGTCAGCGAAGGAGTTACTGCAACTCAAAGTCTGCGATATGGCGATGGGGAGTGGGGCGTTTTTGGTGCAGACTTGTCGCTATTTGGCGGAACGTTTGGTGGAGGCGTGGGAAGCGGCGGAACGGGAAAATCCGGGTCAGGTAGTGATTGCGCCGGAGGGGACTTTATCTAAGTTTCGTCCTGATGAGTGTCCGATTCCGAAAGATAGTGATGAACGGTTGACGGTGGCGCGGCGGATTGTGGCGGAACGCTGTCTTTATGGTGTTGATAAAAATCCTTTGGCGGCGGAGATGGCGAAGTTATCTTTGTGGTTGATAACTTTGGCAAAGGGGCGACCGTTTACGTTTTTAGATCATGCTTTGAAATGGGGTGATTCGCTGTTGGGGGTGACGGATGCCCAACAAATTGAGTTTTTCCACCTTAATCCGAAAGAGGGAAATCAATTACCGATTATTTCGACGATTTGTAGACCTTTGTTGCAAGAAGCTATTGCTAAACGTCAAGAGTTAGAAGGTTTTTCGGTTAATGATATTCTGGATTTGCAGCGGAAGGATGAGTTATTGAAGGAAGCGGAAACAGCTTTAAATCAGGTGCGGTTTATTGGTGATTTGCTGGTTGGAGAAGCGTTGATGCAAGCGGGTAAAACTGGTAATTTGGTGGCTGAGGATTTGGCGGTTTTATCTCAGCAGGTGGCGGGTGTATTGGTGGAGAAGGGCGAGGAGAGAGAGCGACGAATTAAGGTTTTATATGCTAAGGCGCAAAGAATGTTAGATATTGGGAAACCTGTGGAACAACCGCCTAGAAAAACGTTTCATTGGGCGTTGGAGTTTCCAGAAGTGTTTTTGATTGGAGGCACTGAAGTGCCTACTACGATCGAGGGAAAAAATGTTCGTAGTAAGCACTTTAGTGCTTCAAAGTTGGGGTTTGATGCGTTGGTGGGGAATCCACCATTTCAGGGAGGGCAAAAGATTACTGGTGTACTCGGTACGGATTATCGAGATTTTCTAGTAGAAAGGATTGCAGGTGGAAAAAGAGGAAGTGCTGATTTATGTGCTTACTTTTTCTTGAAAGCGCAACAACTACTTAATTCTAATGGTGGATTTGGTTTAGTTGCCACAAACACGATTGCCCAAGGGGATACCCGTGAAGTAGGTTTAGATCAGTTAGTTGGCAGTGGCTGTGTGATTCCCCGTGCTGTCCCTAGTCGCAAATGGGAAGGAACTGCTAGTTTGGAAGTCGCTCATGTTTGGTTACGGAAAGGAAATTGGCAGGGGAAGTTTATTTTAGATGAAAACCCTGTCGCTGGAATTACATCCTTTCTGATAACACCAGGAAAAGCTGTTGGTAAACCTCATCGTTTAGCAGCTAATCAAGATAAATCTTTTCAAGGCTCGATTGTGCTGGGTATGGGTTTTGTCTTGACTCCAGAAGAAGCCCAAGCACTGATTGAAAAAGACCATTGCAATAAAGATGTTTTATTTCCCTATCTAAATGGTCAGGATTTGAATTCTAACCCCGACCAATCACCGAATCGCTGGGTAATTAACTTTAAGGATTGGGCTTTGGATGCTGAACATGACGATCCAAAAAAGCCCAAAGGCGCACCTTATGCTGCTGATTATCCTGATTGTTTGGCAATTGTAGAAGAGAAGGTTAAGCCTGAAAGGGACAAGAATAACCGTAAAGAAAGGCGCGATAAATGGTGGCAATATGCAGAAAAAGCACCTGCACTCTATGATGCGATCGCAAATATGGAGCGGGTGCTAGTCTTTGCCCAGACAAGTAAGACAAAGTATCCCGCTTTTACCTCAACAGGAATCGTTTTTGACCAAAAAGTCGTTATTATTGCATCTGATGATGATGGTTGCTTTAGTATTCTCTGTTCTCACCTTCACTATTGGTGGGTTTTAGTTCAAGGAAGTTCTCTTAGAACAGATGCAGTCTATACACCTACTGATTGTTTTGAAACCTTTCCCTTCCCGTCACCAACCTCAAACCTAGAAGAAATTGGCGAAAAATATCACACCCACCGCCAAACCATCATGCAAACTCGCCAAGAAGGATTAACCAAAACCTACAACCGCTTCCACAACCCCGACGAAACCGCCGCCGATATTCAACAACTGCGAGAATTGCACCTAGAAATGGATAACGCCGTTGCCGCCGCTTATGGTTGGCAAGACATAGACTTAGGGCATGACTTTCACGAAACCAAACAAGGATTGCGCTACACCATCAGCGAAACCGCACGGCGGGAAGTGCTAGATAGACTCTTGTTGCTGAATCACGAACGCTACGACGAAGAAGAGGCCCAAGGGTTGCACGATAAAGGGAAGAAAAAGGGGAAAAGTGGAGGTAAAAATGCGAAAAAACAGGTATCATCTGAGGGACAGTTAAGCTTATTTTGA
- the drmD gene encoding DISARM system SNF2-like helicase DrmD yields the protein MSLTRAIPELGQLVKVRSRQYVVTEIRPTAIPVNPMLPGLQQLQNLVMLSSVEDDALGEELQVIWELEPGAFIRERMELPPPTGFDEPAKLDAFLDAVRWGGASTADIRTIQSPFRSGIDIEDYQLDPVVRAIQMPRVNLLIADDVGLGKTIEAGLVAQELTIRHRCRRILIICPSALQIQWRDQMRDKFGLDFRIVDSNLMKELRRSRGIHVNPWQHFPRLITSIDFIKRDRPLRLFRELLPAEGEPLYPRRFDLLIVDEAHNVAPSGGGKYAVDSLRTTTIRLLVPHFEHKLFLTATPHNGYPESFTALLELLDSQRFARGVSPDKNQLQVVMVRRLKQEMQNWDGSPLFPVRNLAPILVDYPAGERRAHAALKHYTELRGKGVADNTEKYATEFVLKLLKKRLFSSPEAFAITLAQHEKSLTSARRRTATTLSRPTEGILRRQLEQVEEEFADDAVYEEATDEAITNTSRLFRPLSPAEQQLLQQMREWAEDAAKRPDAKAQELLNWIHTQIKPNGKWSNQRVIIFTEYRATQKWLYNLLAAERLIEGDRLMTLYGGMVSEDREKVKAAFQTDPDISPVRILLATDAASEGLDLQNYCSKLIHYEIPWNPNRMEQRNGRIDRHGQKAREVLVYHFVGKDYKQNSVTGTKPGDLEGDLEFLMRAALKVNNIREDLGKVGMVIAQQVEEAMLGYRTTLDTSKSERESEPVRRMLKFERKVREQIDKLREQLNETRQNLRLTPDNIESVVKIGLELAEQPPLIETQIAGVKGKAFYLPALKSSWAMCSEGLAHPHTKAIRPIVFDPELAQGKDNVVLAHLNHRLVQMCLRLLRAEVWSGEERKCLHRVTARLVSASSGLETPAVVAYGRLVILGTDQQRLHEEVITAGGILKDGKFTRLKVMQLQGALNAVLPDAAPDSVQQKLANFWPNYADELLKTLQARMNDRTASLQRDLQNRADKEVADITAILTELKLSIEKEFVEPEFKQLELFNTEEKAQFERNVNSLKLRIEQIPREIEQETDLIRARFANPTPRLFPLAVTYLVPQKLVR from the coding sequence ATGAGTTTAACTAGAGCAATTCCAGAACTGGGTCAGTTAGTCAAAGTGCGATCGCGCCAATACGTCGTCACCGAAATACGTCCAACTGCCATACCTGTTAATCCCATGCTACCAGGGTTACAGCAGTTGCAAAACCTGGTGATGCTTTCCTCTGTGGAAGATGATGCTTTGGGAGAAGAATTACAGGTAATCTGGGAATTAGAACCGGGGGCTTTTATTCGCGAACGGATGGAACTACCGCCACCTACAGGTTTTGATGAACCCGCTAAATTAGACGCTTTTTTGGATGCGGTACGCTGGGGGGGCGCTTCAACTGCTGATATTCGTACTATACAATCTCCCTTTCGCAGCGGTATTGATATTGAAGATTATCAGCTTGACCCCGTTGTGCGTGCCATTCAAATGCCCCGTGTTAACTTACTAATTGCTGATGATGTAGGATTAGGGAAAACCATAGAGGCGGGATTAGTCGCGCAGGAGTTGACAATTCGCCATCGTTGCCGCCGTATTTTGATTATCTGCCCTTCAGCGCTACAAATTCAATGGCGTGACCAAATGCGGGATAAATTTGGTTTAGATTTTCGGATTGTGGATAGTAATCTGATGAAGGAGTTACGGCGTTCTCGCGGGATTCATGTTAATCCTTGGCAGCATTTTCCCAGATTGATTACCTCGATCGACTTTATCAAGCGCGATCGCCCCCTGCGTCTTTTTCGCGAACTCCTCCCCGCCGAAGGCGAACCCCTCTATCCCCGCCGTTTTGACTTGCTGATTGTCGATGAAGCGCACAACGTCGCACCATCCGGCGGCGGAAAATATGCAGTTGACTCCCTCCGAACCACTACAATTAGATTATTAGTTCCTCATTTTGAACACAAATTATTTTTAACCGCAACTCCCCATAACGGTTATCCCGAAAGTTTCACCGCTTTATTAGAATTGTTAGACTCCCAAAGATTTGCTAGGGGTGTTTCTCCTGACAAAAACCAACTGCAAGTTGTCATGGTGCGGCGACTGAAACAGGAGATGCAAAACTGGGATGGTTCGCCTTTATTTCCAGTACGGAATTTAGCCCCTATTTTAGTAGATTATCCCGCCGGAGAACGGAGGGCGCACGCAGCTTTAAAACATTACACCGAATTACGCGGTAAAGGTGTGGCTGATAATACAGAAAAGTATGCTACTGAATTTGTTTTAAAACTGTTAAAGAAACGCTTGTTTTCTTCACCAGAAGCTTTTGCGATTACCTTAGCCCAGCACGAAAAATCTCTAACTTCTGCCCGTCGTCGGACTGCTACCACTTTATCACGACCAACTGAGGGAATTTTACGCCGTCAATTAGAGCAAGTTGAAGAAGAATTTGCCGATGATGCGGTTTACGAAGAAGCAACCGATGAGGCAATTACTAATACTAGCAGATTGTTTCGCCCACTTTCGCCAGCAGAACAACAATTATTACAACAAATGCGAGAATGGGCAGAAGATGCCGCCAAACGACCGGATGCCAAAGCTCAAGAGTTATTGAATTGGATTCATACTCAGATCAAACCTAATGGGAAATGGTCAAATCAACGGGTTATTATTTTTACCGAATATCGCGCTACTCAAAAATGGTTGTATAATTTATTAGCAGCCGAAAGATTAATCGAAGGAGACAGATTGATGACTCTTTATGGCGGCATGGTTTCGGAAGATAGGGAAAAAGTCAAAGCAGCTTTTCAAACCGACCCTGATATTTCGCCTGTGCGGATTTTACTCGCAACTGATGCAGCTTCGGAAGGGTTAGATTTACAGAATTATTGTTCTAAGTTGATTCATTATGAAATTCCTTGGAATCCGAATCGGATGGAACAGCGGAATGGCAGAATAGACCGTCACGGACAAAAAGCTCGGGAGGTTTTAGTTTATCATTTTGTCGGCAAAGATTATAAACAAAATTCGGTAACGGGAACTAAACCGGGTGATTTAGAAGGTGATTTAGAATTTTTAATGCGGGCGGCATTAAAAGTTAATAATATCAGAGAAGATTTGGGTAAAGTGGGTATGGTAATTGCCCAGCAAGTAGAAGAAGCAATGTTAGGCTATCGGACTACTTTAGATACTAGCAAATCTGAACGGGAATCGGAACCTGTGCGACGGATGTTAAAGTTTGAGCGCAAAGTGAGAGAACAGATTGATAAATTGCGGGAACAATTAAACGAAACTCGCCAAAATTTGCGGTTGACTCCTGATAATATAGAATCAGTAGTAAAAATTGGGCTAGAGTTAGCAGAACAACCGCCACTGATAGAAACTCAGATAGCAGGTGTAAAGGGAAAAGCTTTTTATTTACCAGCCCTAAAAAGCAGTTGGGCGATGTGTAGCGAAGGGTTAGCCCATCCCCATACCAAGGCGATTCGCCCCATTGTTTTTGACCCGGAATTAGCCCAGGGTAAAGATAATGTGGTGTTAGCACATTTGAATCATCGGTTAGTACAAATGTGTTTGCGCTTGTTGCGGGCTGAGGTGTGGTCTGGGGAGGAAAGAAAATGCTTGCATCGCGTGACGGCGAGGTTAGTTTCTGCTAGTTCGGGGTTGGAAACTCCGGCGGTGGTTGCTTATGGTAGATTGGTGATTTTAGGAACCGACCAACAACGGTTACATGAAGAGGTGATTACGGCGGGGGGAATCTTGAAGGATGGGAAATTTACCCGGTTAAAAGTGATGCAATTGCAAGGGGCGTTAAATGCAGTTTTACCAGACGCAGCGCCAGATAGCGTTCAACAAAAATTAGCAAATTTTTGGCCGAATTATGCCGATGAATTGCTGAAAACTTTGCAGGCGCGGATGAATGATAGAACTGCTAGTTTACAGCGGGATTTGCAGAACAGGGCTGATAAAGAGGTGGCGGATATTACGGCTATTTTAACTGAGTTAAAGCTTAGTATTGAAAAAGAGTTTGTTGAACCGGAGTTTAAGCAATTGGAGTTATTTAATACGGAGGAAAAGGCACAGTTTGAGCGAAATGTCAATAGTTTAAAGTTGAGAATTGAGCAAATTCCTCGCGAGATTGAACAGGAAACGGATCTGATTAGGGCGAGGTTTGCTAATCCAACGCCGCGATTGTTTCCTTTGGCGGTTACTTATTTAGTTCCGCAGAAACTTGTGAGGTAA
- a CDS encoding ATP-dependent DNA helicase, whose translation MIQTLVKPNFQLTSQQNNALQLLEQFVASSKRVFGLFGYAGTGKSTLVNLVAEQLVSAGKRVAFTAPTNKAVGVLRRMAAEKGLRGVDFMTIHQLLGLAPVKQGQNKILKQVSPSFLHLYDTIFLDECSMVTAELWNIIQERIASALLIGSNRQLIVMGDPAQLPPVNKGEIEEKKSQSFSVPEKAVLTEVVRQGAGSPLLEFVTACRTAVKSKEAFKPFSKFSLDKKNGAFLVREKTLLKYALKKFSSTFPQDPDCFRILCYTNERVAYWNSKIRAKIYGKNAPRFIIGERLIAKAPVIAPDGKTVILPTSAEVEIAEFQEDRYSGYKAWNLQVKTDAGDQRQIYILHESDACRFQQDNARLLQNAKSNPSLWKAWYDHCEIFADMRNCWAITVHNSQGSTFTEVGIDSSDIGRKVATKLLYLAQFFHNQKAQFVKEYRDSIRAHNQLMYVSCSRAKQRVFVTK comes from the coding sequence ATGATTCAAACACTGGTAAAACCGAATTTTCAATTAACTTCTCAACAAAACAACGCCCTCCAACTCCTCGAACAATTTGTAGCAAGTTCTAAACGGGTATTCGGGCTATTTGGATATGCAGGTACGGGAAAATCAACCCTTGTCAACCTGGTAGCAGAACAATTAGTCAGCGCCGGAAAGAGAGTCGCTTTCACCGCTCCCACCAATAAAGCTGTAGGCGTATTGCGACGGATGGCTGCTGAAAAAGGACTGAGAGGAGTAGACTTTATGACCATCCACCAGCTATTGGGGTTAGCTCCAGTCAAACAGGGGCAAAATAAAATCCTCAAACAAGTTTCTCCTTCTTTCCTTCACCTGTACGACACCATTTTTCTCGATGAGTGCAGTATGGTTACAGCAGAACTGTGGAATATCATTCAAGAAAGAATTGCTAGCGCTTTACTCATCGGCAGCAATCGGCAGCTTATTGTTATGGGCGACCCCGCACAATTGCCTCCTGTTAATAAGGGCGAAATAGAAGAGAAAAAATCTCAATCCTTCAGCGTGCCTGAAAAAGCCGTTTTAACAGAGGTCGTCCGGCAAGGTGCGGGCAGCCCCCTGCTAGAATTCGTAACAGCTTGCCGCACGGCTGTCAAGAGCAAAGAGGCGTTCAAACCCTTCTCCAAATTCAGCCTTGATAAAAAAAACGGAGCCTTCTTAGTCAGAGAAAAAACGCTGCTGAAATACGCCTTAAAAAAGTTCTCTTCTACTTTCCCTCAAGACCCTGATTGCTTTCGCATCCTCTGCTACACTAACGAGCGCGTCGCCTACTGGAATAGCAAAATCAGAGCCAAAATCTACGGAAAAAATGCTCCCAGATTTATTATTGGAGAGAGGTTGATTGCTAAAGCTCCCGTTATTGCTCCCGACGGCAAAACCGTCATCCTGCCCACATCAGCAGAAGTGGAAATTGCCGAATTTCAAGAGGATAGGTACTCTGGCTATAAAGCCTGGAATCTCCAGGTTAAAACCGATGCAGGCGACCAACGCCAAATTTACATCCTCCACGAAAGTGACGCTTGCCGATTCCAACAGGACAATGCTAGGTTGCTGCAAAATGCTAAAAGCAATCCGAGCTTATGGAAGGCATGGTACGACCATTGTGAAATCTTTGCAGACATGAGAAATTGTTGGGCAATTACTGTACACAATTCTCAAGGCTCTACTTTCACGGAGGTGGGAATTGATAGCAGTGATATCGGCAGGAAAGTTGCTACTAAATTGCTGTATCTCGCTCAATTTTTCCATAATCAAAAAGCTCAATTTGTCAAAGAATACCGCGATAGTATTCGAGCGCACAATCAGCTTATGTACGTGAGTTGTAGTCGTGCGAAGCAGCGGGTTTTTGTTACTAAGTAA
- a CDS encoding tyrosine-type recombinase/integrase — MKVQGNGRAKILTPAEISRLFDRGFVTARDRLLFAVTFYCACRISEALALTTQDIVGGVVTLRKATTKGKSATRTLPLHPMLAKFLLAYNPDAGFLFPGREGTKPLTRSQADLIFKEACKRVRIKGASTHSMRRTALTNLSNAGVPLRVIMEISGHKNLSSLQRYLEVQPEQLVKALGILK, encoded by the coding sequence GTGAAGGTTCAAGGCAACGGGCGTGCTAAGATTTTGACGCCCGCCGAAATATCTAGGCTGTTCGACCGGGGTTTTGTTACAGCAAGGGATAGGCTTTTGTTTGCTGTGACTTTTTATTGTGCCTGTCGTATTTCAGAGGCGTTAGCTTTAACAACTCAGGACATTGTTGGCGGTGTGGTGACGCTGCGGAAAGCGACAACTAAGGGCAAGTCAGCAACGCGAACGCTGCCGCTACATCCCATGTTGGCTAAGTTTTTATTGGCTTACAATCCAGATGCGGGTTTTTTGTTTCCGGGGCGAGAGGGTACGAAGCCTTTGACACGCTCTCAGGCAGACTTGATTTTTAAAGAAGCTTGCAAACGGGTAAGAATTAAGGGAGCTTCCACACATTCGATGAGGCGGACAGCACTCACGAACTTGAGCAATGCTGGGGTACCACTGCGGGTAATTATGGAGATATCAGGTCACAAAAATTTGTCGAGCCTCCAGCGCTATTTAGAAGTGCAGCCGGAACAGCTTGTCAAGGCACTCGGGATTCTGAAGTGA